One genomic window of Daphnia pulex isolate KAP4 chromosome 12, ASM2113471v1 includes the following:
- the LOC124209107 gene encoding signal recognition particle 19 kDa protein-like, producing the protein MLFFDASLEPSSGEVVKLLQFSDGEVADSDLRESVCFASVGAKRFQMASFARNSFNPNKKPSDPERWICVYPAYIDSNKTRVDGRRVPKSRAVDKPTCSEICDVLTAANFKVGVEPKFYPREPSKEDEMRGRVRVQLKNEDGTPVNPAFPSRDSVLLYIGEKIPHLKSRVFKSGGDGQSANQGGGGKKKGKGGRR; encoded by the exons ATGTTATTCTTTGATGCCTCGCTcgagccatctagcggtgagGTGGTGAAGCTCTTGCAATTCAGTGACGGGGAAGTTGCAGACAGTGACTTACGCGAAAGTGTTTGTTTTGCTTCTGTTGGTGCAAAACGGTTTCAAATGGCCTCGTTTGCAAGAAATTCGTTCAATCCAAACAAGAAACCAAGTGATCCAGAGAg ATGGATTTGCGTATATCCAGCTTATATTGACAGCAACAAGACAAGGGTTGATGGCCGTCGGGTTCCCAAATCTCGTGCCGTTGATAAACCCACTTGTTCGGAAATTTGTGATGTCTTGACAGCTGCCAATTTCAAGGTTGGAGTTGAACCGAAATTCTATCCAAGGGAACCAAGCAAGGAGGATGAAATGCGAGGGAGGGTTAGAGTTCAATTGAAGAATGAAGACGGCACACCTGTAAATCCAGCATTTCCTTCAC GGGATTCAGTCTTATTATACATTGGTGAGAAAATTCCCCATTTGAAGAGTAGGGTCTTTAAATCAGGTGGAGATGGACAGTCTGCCAAccaaggtggtggtggcaagaaaaaaggcaaaggagGAAGACGTTGA
- the LOC124209104 gene encoding uncharacterized protein LOC124209104, with translation MNVLLALWLVSCVNFPAVVQSSDIIFENASRGSILNDIQALNISCFPKDTCYDDKVNRIIDSPVWTKRSCLCDDSCIHFGDCCPESKQFDPKQQRIAEAKFSCLQLRQYNFNWIVNKCPKDANPEVTQACETEPAEWQIHSDPISYMPVTNQVSGITYRNLNCAQCHQDVPATLAHNQSSLLRFWNPRLECNSLLADSNILNTMTKDVLASKVQWDKEKKMWGLMVDIDGHGEQFHSCFIDPALPDDLVSSLRSCQPSINECPPEWMDEDVRNKCLSYTSFVYRPQEIFRNLHCAICNGAQPQELSCESSDISFRKLPNYLHDFNPSAFALLFDLKDKDGNGMVGQEKSCEDGQLYDPFSRKCRPVFCSQPGTVYREGRCYAPETGSATTISSDVDSKAETDENAILFPDGEQPGKPDTTTQPSEISSTAVNSSTDSSWMAPTNMTDGNQSSLERNFTSCPKFLLSEDEVQWLENGTLYIPSHEKLYEVGHYLKSKDGVLICAEGVTTVSKFDPILGWVTVAGLGLSEVCLALHLIAFTISPDLRNLSGRNLASLSLALFIAYGSFIIAQFIPTGSNICVGVALSTFYFFLAAFWWTSVLAWDVWRTIRLATVQLRCSSSGQQWGKFILYSMYAWLVPGLIVAAAVAVEYVDTDLFSWMPAEYRPFFGRNVCWFGQRKAILIYFAAPLTIILSVNLLLFISSAHMIRSTTSKSPTSSNQAGTRKQLGLYVRLALIMGLSWLAGLIAGAADFMPLWYVFVALCSLQGVFILLAYTCNPKVIRSIRNKICGCRKPKGRQSTYRAGPAGGLKSENLRRQGKANVCDSQDSNTSHLSRTSLSTKTTSTTSP, from the exons ATGAATGTCTTACTGGCACTGTGGCTGGTAAGTTGCGTTAACTTTCCAGCTGTGGTGCAATCGAGTGACATCATATTCGAGAACGCTTCACGGGGCTCCATCCTGAATGACATCCAAGCGTTAAACATCTCTTGCTTTCCAAAGGATACATGTTACGATGATAAG GTGAACCGTATCATCGATTCCCCAGTCTGGACAAAACGCAGCTGTCTTTGTGACGATTCGTGCATTCATTTCGGTGATTGCTGTCCGGAATCCAAGCAGTTCGATCCCAAACAACAACGGATAGCTGAAGCTAAATTCAGCTGTTTACAGTTACGGCAGTACAATTTCAATTGGATTGTGAACAAATGCCCGAAAGACGCCAATCCTGAGGTGACGCAAGCCTGCGAAACCGAACCAGCGGAATGGCAAATTCATTCGGATCCCATCAGCTACATGCCAGTGACCAATCAAGTTTCTGGTATTACCTATCGGAACTTAAACTGCGCTCAGTGCCATCAAGATGTGCCGGCCACTCTTGCCCATAACCAGTCATCCTTGCTTCGTTTCTG GAACCCGAGATTGGAATGCAACTCTTTGTTAGCCGACAGCAATATTTTAAACACAATGACAAAAGATGTTCTTGCCTCCAAG GTTCAATGggacaaagagaaaaagatgtgGGGTCTTATGGTCGATATCGACGGCCATGGCGAACAGTTTCATTCTTGTTTCATTGATCCTGCTTTACCTGATGACCTGGTGTCTTCTTTGCGGTCGTGCCAGCCTTCGATAAATGAATGCCCTCCGGAGTGGATGGATGAAGATGTCCGCAACAAGTGCTTATCTTACACGTCTTTCGTCTACAGACCACAGGAAATCTTTCGTAACTTGCACTGTGCAATTTGCAACGGGGCCCAACCACAGGAACTGTCATGCGAATCATCTGATATTTCTTTCCGGAAATTACCAAATTATTTGCATGACTTTAACCCATCAGCTTTCGCCCTCCTTTTTGATCTGAAAGATAAGGACGGAAACGGCATGGTTGGACAGGAGAAAAGCTGCGAAGATGGTCAACTTTACGATCCATTTTCCCGAAAGTGTCGCCCAGTATTTTGTTCACAGCCTGGAACCGTTTACCGTGAAGGACGTTGTTACGCACCCGAAACAGGATCTGCAACTACAATCAGCAGTGACGTCGATAGCAAAGCAGAAACTGACGAAAATGCCATCCTATTTCCTGACGGAGAACAACCTGGAAAACCTGATACAACAACCCAGCCGTCTGAAATTTCATCAACTGCTGTTAATTCTTCGACCGATTCCAGTTGGATGGCTCCAACAAACATGACCGATGGGAACCAGAGCTCGTTGGAGAGGAACTTTACTTCCTGTCCTAAATTTCTTCTCTCGGAAGACGAAGTCCAGTGGCTAGAAAACGGCACCCTATACATCCCCTCGCACGAGAAACTCTACGAAGTGGGTCACTACCTAAAATCGAAAGATGGCGTTCTGATCTGCGCCGAAGGAGTCACCACCGTTTCTAAATTTGATCCTATTCTCGGATGGGTTACAGTCGCCGGACTGGGATTGTCCGAAGTGTGCCTAGCTCTGCACCTGATTGCGTTTACCATTAGTCCCGATTTGCGTAATTTGTCCGGTCGAAACTTGGCGTCTTTATCACTGGCTCTCTTTATTGCGTATGGTTCTTTCATCATAGCGCAGTTCATTCCCACTGGTAGCAACATTTGTGTCGGAGTTGCCTTGTCCACTTTCTACTTCTTTCTCGCTGCCTTTTGGTGGACATCTGTTTTAGCTTGGGACGTGTGGCGCACCATTCGATTGGCCACCGTTCAGCTGAGGTGCTCTTCTTCCGGTCAGCAGTGggggaaatttattttgtattcaatGTACGCTTGGTTGGTCCCCGGATTAATCGTAGCCGCAGCCGTTGCAGTCGAGTACGTTGACACGGATCTCTTTTCCTGGATGCCGGCAGAGTATCGTCCATTTTTCGGCCGAAATGTTTGTTGGTTCGGTCAACGCAAGGCGATTCTGATCTATTTCGCCGCTCCTCTTACCATCATTCTTTCCGTCAACCTTTTGCTCTTCATCAGTTCGGCTCACATGATTCGCAGCACCACTTCCAAGTCTCCGACGTCCAGCAATCAGGCAGGTACTCGTAAACAGCTGGGTCTGTACGTTCGATTGGCCCTGATCATGGGTCTGTCTTGGTTAGCTGGTTTGATTGCTGGAGCTGCTGATTTTATGCCCTTGTGGTATGTGTTTGTAGCCCTGTGTTCACTTCAGGGTGTCTTCATTCTGTTAGCCTACACCTGCAATCCTAAAGTAATCAGATCCATTCGTAACAAAATTTGCGGTTGTCGGAAACCTAAAGGGCGACAATCGACTTATCGGGCTGGTCCTGCTGGAGGTCTCAAAAGTGAAAACCTCAGACGGCAGGGTAAAGCTAATGTTTGTGATTCGCAAGATTCCAACACATCTCATTTGTCTAGAACTTCCCTTAGCACTAAAACGACCTCGACTACATCTCCTTAA
- the LOC124209105 gene encoding thioredoxin domain-containing protein 11-like, producing the protein MPDGDQQILTNKPLEYSLCVKYLSTTMRYLGEILVVILFVFTSYASLQKGSLKIQSQSPPVPLLNSNATVSDFYGGDIATPFTTVLHSDVSLVMYYAPWDFDSQLAIHDFEKIAKKYKGQVFCSSINCWVSNGACKKTFPKLRSFPLILGYVGGTKGVQYRGPLQYEYLDKFVQSLLKPLKRIETVADLYKLLTQSTAVVTGYFNFDSVKPNGFYSFYLASLRNLEYDAHESIAFAIATNPNAANRLGIHLITTSQQFDVRLHLWNETLIYPHNENTIDVPRFLQWIHYRSHSPIQLIWPSCRKNQLIQHYLIEQQRPSLILFTSTLTPSYQTLMVKEVAFDYNNCAFSLRIARLIEEIQRQRYAMETSRLAAERQCSIFEKERECGLSNTSLYINASITTDSSVEKTCGFSFKPTLFKFQGLGCRTNRSLKFFVINSNQYPNFLINLGYSSKEIRQNANIALIVDPKAESHYIMSQTLSKENLENFIVNYTENSLRRFRRSHQKSKLCPPGRVCLEEISTDEFEKVVLDPSHDAIVFYRKNGCVFCEVGARFFLKLSLMFSLSAASFLENTDLRQIRFATINAEENDLPWQFTVDKYPSIVFYPAYRKSESRLYPHNLELNEANLLNFTLSQLSIKNRVSWFIHFCRDTPCLQEAHRQIDAQIGIIDRQIRVCRNRLLWSIDGDRASMEELRGWVKERHFFKELSYSVRKTVVGILRRMNRDGYPNGVRITAAE; encoded by the exons ATGCCAGACGGTGATCAACAGATATTGACGAATAAACCGCTTGAATATTCACTCTGTGTGAAATATTTATCAACTACAATGCGATACCTCGGGGAGATTCTCGTCgttattctttttgtatttacaTCCTATGCAAGTCTACAGAAAGG GTCATTGAAAATACAATCTCAGTCACCACCTGTGCCTCTCCTAAATAGTAATGCAACTGTAAGTGACTTTTATGGAGGTGATATCGCAACTCCTTTTACTACAGTACTACACTCTGATGTCTCACTAGTCATGTACTATGCTCCGTGGGACTTTGATTCTCAATTAGCAATTCATGATTTTGAGAAAATTGCCAAGAAATATAAAGGGCAG gTGTTCTGTTCTTCTATCAACTGTTGGGTTTCCAATGGTGCCTGCAAAAAAACGTTCCCCAAGCTCAGAAGCTTTCCACTAATACTg GGCTATGTAGGAGGGACTAAAGGTGTCCAATATAGAGGTCCACTTCAGTATGAATATTTGGATAAATTTGTTCAAAGTTTGCTCAAACCgctgaaaagaattgaaaCTGTTGCTGACCTATACAAATTATTGACTCAGTCCACT gcTGTTGTTACAGGTTACTTCAACTTTGACTCAGTAAAACCAAATgggttttattcattttatttagcATCCTTGAGAAACTTGGAATATGATGCCCATGAATCAATTGCATTTGCAATTGCAACAAATCCTAATGCTGCAAATAGACTTGGAATTCATTTGATAACAACTTCTCAGCAGTTTGACGTACGATTGCATTTGTGGAACGAGACTCTG aTTTATCCTCATAATGAAAACACAATCGATGTCCCTCGGTTTTTGCAGTGGATTCATTACCGTAGCCATTCCCCGATTCAATTAATTTGGCCTAGCTGTCGAAAAAACCAATTGATTCAACACTACCTCATTGAGCAACAGCGACCTTCCCTTATTCTCTTCACATCAACATTGACTCCTTCATATCAAACTCTGATG GTGAAAGAGGTAGCATTTGACTACAACAATTGTGCTTTCTCTCTTCGAATAGCCAGACTTATAGAAGAAATTCAGCGCCAAAGATATGCAATGGAAACTTCTCGATTAGCAGCCGAAAGACAATGTAgcatatttgaaaaagaaagggaatgCGGTTTGAGCAATACGTCACTTTATATCAATGCTTCAATCACTACCGATAGCAGCGTCGAAAAAACCTGTGGATTCTCATTTAAACCgacattattcaaatttcaaggCCTGGGCTGCCGTACAAATCgcagtttaaaattttttgttatcaatTCGAACCAATATCCAAATTTCCTGATAAACTTAGGCTattcatcaaaagaaattcgcCAAAATGCTAACATTGCATTGATCGTCGATCCCAAG GCAGAATCCCATTACATTATGAGCCAGACGTTGTCGAAGGAAAACTTGGAAAATTTTATCGTTAACTATACGGAAAACAGCTTGAGGCGATTTCGGCGAAGCcaccaaaaatcaaaattgtgtCCACCCGGCCGTGTTTGTCTGGAAGAAATCTCAAcggatgaatttgaaaaagttgtgcTCGATCCATCGCACGATGCGATCGTCTTTTACAGAAAAAATGGATGCGTATTTTGTGAGGTTGGcgctcgtttctttttgaaactgTCTCTGATGTTTTCCTTGTCAGCTGCATCGTTTCTGGAAAACACCGATCTGCGCCAGATCAGATTTGCCACTATCAATGCCGAAGAGAACGACTTGCCTTGGCAGTTTACTGTCGATAAATATCCTTCCATCGTTTTCTATCCGGCATACAG gaAGTCGGAGAGTCGTCTATACCCACATAATTTGGAATTAAATGAAGCAAACCTGCTGAACTTCACACTTTCTCAGTTGAGCATTAAAAATCGGGTGTCGtggtttattcatttttgtcgTGACACTCCTTGCCTACAAGAAGCTCACAGACAGATTGATGCTCAAATAGGGATAATTGATCGGCAAATTCGAGTTTGCCGTAATCGTTTACTGTGGTCAATTGACGGTGATCGGGCATCGATGGAAGAGTTACGGGGCTGGGTTAAAGAACgtcattttttcaaagagcTCAGCTATTCCGTCCGGAAAACAGTGGTTGGCATACTACGACGAATGAACCGCGACGGATATCCTAATGGCGTTCGTATAACTGCTGCTGAATGA